CTCTGAACAATCTTTACGTTGCATGGCGTCAAAAATCTGGCCATTGAACACCAAGATGCAAAGCCGTACATGCTTGTGTTCGCCCACCAAGCACCCTGGTTCCTTCAAGTGTAGCTGCCATCGGCATTCCAACGAGCCGGTTTCATCCGGTTGTCGAACCGTGCCGGTCTGTGCCGCCTTTTTGAATTATAGGGGATTGGGTTCCATCAAGAAAACGAATTTCAACACGGTGAATTTGTTGCAAATGGTGAACCCGTCGTCGAGATCGAGGGTGGACATGCAAAGGATAAGGAATTTCCATCCTAAACCttcaaggttttttttaaattaattttttattcaatgcCTAAAATTAACTATAGTTATTTCCAAACATTTAGATAAGAGAATAATACACTTCACGCACTCAAATCTACGTCTTCTTGCACTGATAATAATGCCAATACCAACGGAACTAAGACTTAATCgacataaactttaatttttaaatagaaagttttctagtttaattttggttttaccATGATGATATGAGtaatttcattcattcaaacatcaatataatataatgattACTAGGGTCAACACAACTCACTACAAGACACTAACTAAGTACAAAGTGTAAtgagtgatatatatataattctgtTGTTGTTTGTGacattaaaggttaattttaaaatgattaaaaaatataaaaattaatatattgtatttttgtgtttttattttggtatattttcaatcaaatttaattaataaatttatttttttagtttttaggtgaaatggataaaaagaaaaaaaagaccaaattacacaatgtggAAATGTTGgggttaaatttttagaatcaatattaaattgacacaatatataaatgttaaaggttaaagttgttattatgcCAAATATAAAAGTTGCCACATCATTTTTACATTAGCCATTCAATACTACTGACCAAAAAAACGAAAGAAATTggatgactattttgtaacttttcataattagatgatcaaaatgaaacttATCAATAGTGGAGTGaaattatataacttaattattaggttataattatatgtcccactattaacttaatttaattacattatataactatttagtttaatttaatcacattatataataattaatttagtttttatcatattatattactcacatcatataataatttaattttgatttaagaataaaatataaatataacatttattttttccCCGTAGTAGTAGAATctctaaggtttttttttttttgctttttcgTTTCATTTAAGGGGGTGAATGGTTTTCAAAATGGGAGCTTCGATGTTACCGGACCTTGGAGCCGAGATACTGATGCCAGTTTGTGCGGTGATCGGCATAGCCTTTTCGCTGCTGCAATGGGTATTGGTTTCAAAGAAGCTCTCGCGGGGATTCTCCGGGAATGACGGTGCAGATTGAGAAAACGGGTTTACCGATCGCCTCATTGAAGAAGTAGTCTTGATGATCACCATATGGTTTTTGGACCTTATAATTGTTGTCGAGGAAGATCGCTTTCTAGGCTTGTCTTGAACCTTTAATGAAAGAATTGTTCTAGGGGTGTTTATGCTCGatttttgttttgagtttttGTTTCCCGCACTTCGAATTCAAAGAGATTCATGGAGTTTAGTGGGAATGCCTGGTTCAACAAGGAAATGTTTTTTTAGCATTTTGGCCTAGGTGGACTAGATTATCTCGCCGAACTCCATGAACCCTTTGAGCTTGAAATTCTCTCAGGTGTCCTCGCTGGATCCCTCGTCTCTGGTGTCCAGGTAATGTTAACATGTCTTGATATTGCTTGTATCCCAAGTTACATCTTTAATGTCTTTTCCGTCTCGTAGATCGCTATCTCCGCTTCAAACACTGGTGGTGCTTGGGACAATGCTAAGTACATTGAGGTATATACATTATTTGATCGAGTCACTTTCTACAATCCATGATCGATGTTTTGAAAGTAATGGTTCTATATATACACTTGGATTTTGTTGATCACAGGCTGGTGCTTCGGAACATGCAAGAACTCTCGGTCCCAAAAGATCCAGTCCACATAAAGCGGCCATTGGTGACCCTTTAAAGGATACATCCGGTCCATCATTGAACATCCTTATCACGCTAATGGCGGTCGAATCGCTCGTCTTTTCTCCCTTCTTTGCTACACCGTGGTTCACCAATCCCAGTCTCTACCAGTTCTTCTCCAGAGATGCCATATCAAGGTTCAAACCGGGCATCGAAAAAATTTTCCCTTGAAAGGGTTCACGTACGGCGACATCAATGAcgacaacaacaacaatgatGATTTCGGGCATTGATTTGTATCTATTTCATTAGGCTTTGCAGTAGTCCATGTAATGTAAATTTGAAGCTCAAATTTAGTAGTAAGCTCGGTAGTGATGGTGGGATATTATtcacaaatatttcaaacacaattcttttttaatccaaatttaaatgaataaaatattttccaaaaagtTTCAATATCTCAATATAATTATAAGaatatatatctttaaaaatacatataataaaaataaaatatatagtttgaaattaattaattataataacacataaatacattagattaatactattaaatttcaaatatataaaatttataaatttttacgCGCGTGGAAaccataatataaaaaaagcaAATGCCAATTATATAAGAATTTGATCCTAATCaatgtataattaaattgatcatAACCTCAATATATAAAAGAGTGACCATgttgtattaattttataataaattattatttttgaaaggaATTGAGGTGTTGATGAGCTGTGTAGTATCTagatgtaattttaaaaatatattaatattaatataaacttatttttatatatttctaaatttttaacaacaaatcAGCCCAACTCGAGGTTGAAAAAACTAAATTCAAGCCCGACAAAAAGTCGATTCATCGTTCAGCCCGTGAACACCTccacaaaataatatatgtttgaGCAATTATAatcaacattaatttaataaaaaataatcaaatcgaaaatcgaaaataaatctaaacattCCTACTTAAACCCAACAAATATATGAGTGTAATTTTAAGCCACATCTTAAAATCATTGCCTATTATTGTATTGAGCTACATCCACCCATCGTTGTACAAGTAAATGGCAGATTAGGCAAAATACCTAACAATTTCCAATAGAGAAAATACTATGAGTTTggacattttaacaatttaatttaaactttttaatacatttttaaaaatatttactgggaaaaaattaattgttatctCAGCCTCATAAATTTTAGAGTAAACTGTACTAGTAGTCAcccaattattaataatttttttatcacttaactatgtaatgttataaaatgatcatccaattattcaattttttcactAATCATTAAATGGCTAATGGAAAGACAATCGACAAAAAAATCGAATAATTGAATGATCGTTTACAACTTTCATAATAATATGACCACAAAAAACAtactaatagttgggtgactatcagtatagtttacccaaaacTTTATTCTTTACTTTGCCTCTAACTATTACCATTGTAATGTGGGTTAAGATTCACTTCATTACTTTTTCATCCATTAATATTCAATACAACAATCATCATTCAAATGTATAAGTCCCAGCTATtcaatgtgaaaataaatttataaattgtgattaaatatgtattaaatactaataaatgaaaaagtaacgGAGTCCGTAATACCAAACCCTACATGGTACtctttaattgaataaaccaATGGCTGATAAGGGATGAACACATATACCCACTTTAGCCAAGCTTTACTAAACAAGGGTGGTGCACACTTTAGCCACAAATATTGGACTAactatgcaaatgaaaatataaaaataatttaagtgacaa
The Gossypium raimondii isolate GPD5lz chromosome 8, ASM2569854v1, whole genome shotgun sequence DNA segment above includes these coding regions:
- the LOC105793750 gene encoding uncharacterized protein LOC105793750, whose product is MASKIWPLNTKMQSRTCLCSPTKHPGSFKCSCHRHSNEPVSSGCRTVPVCAAFLNYRGLGSIKKTNFNTVNLLQMGVNGFQNGSFDVTGPWSRDTDASLCGDRHSLFAAAMGGLDYLAELHEPFELEILSGVLAGSLVSGVQIAISASNTGGAWDNAKYIEAGASEHARTLGPKRSSPHKAAIGDPLKDTSGPSLNILITLMAVESLVFSPFFATPWFTNPSLYQFFSRDAISRFKPGIEKIFP